In Euphorbia lathyris chromosome 10, ddEupLath1.1, whole genome shotgun sequence, a single genomic region encodes these proteins:
- the LOC136209174 gene encoding uncharacterized protein isoform X2, translating into MCSCEASHICTCLVMQKMTESHNTDKLVQFLMGLHSDYSPVIHQLLLLDPLPSLHKAYSMLQNVEKQREVNSDHVQLEIVALATKSSVPTTSSNLHGQKRDSSNKADRFCTHCNKPGHGKDSCFKLHGFPEWFQEFKKKKNKNSKTRANHVSILGDTPLDGSDSENKENMSSNYTMPHGFAQLVQTEVQRVMKNKNPLSLGDEYPANSSMPLANFSGPMV; encoded by the exons ATGTGTTCATGTGAAGCTTCTCACATTTGTACTTGTTTAGTTATGCAGAAGATGACTGAATCACATAATACAGATAAGCTAGTGCAATTTCTTATGGGCCTTCACTCTGACTATTCTCCTGTTATACATCAATTGCTGCTATTAGATCCTTTACCAAGTTTACACAAAGCTTATTCAATGTTGCAAAATGTTGAGAAACAAAGGGAGGTCAATTCTGATCATGTTCAATTGGAGATTGTTGCTCTTGCTACAAAATCCTCTGTTCCTACTACATCTAGTAACTTACATGGTCAGAAAAGAGATTCAAGCAACAAGGCTGATAGGTTTTGTACTCATTGCAACAAGCCCGGTCACGGGAAGGATTCCTGTTTTAAGCTTCATGGGTTTCCTGAATGGTTTCAGGAGtttaaaaagaagaagaacaagaactcCAAGACTCGTGCTAATCATGTTTCAATTCTAGGCGATACACCTTTGGACGGATCTGACTCTGAAAACAAGGAAAACATGTCTTCTAACTATACCATGCCTCATGGCTTTGCTCAACTGGTTCAGACTGAAGTTCAAAGAGTTATGAAGAACAAAAATCCCTTATCACTTGGTGATGAATATCCAGCAAACTCCTCAATGCCTTTGgcaaacttttcag GCC
- the LOC136209174 gene encoding uncharacterized protein isoform X1, giving the protein MCSCEASHICTCLVMQKMTESHNTDKLVQFLMGLHSDYSPVIHQLLLLDPLPSLHKAYSMLQNVEKQREVNSDHVQLEIVALATKSSVPTTSSNLHGQKRDSSNKADRFCTHCNKPGHGKDSCFKLHGFPEWFQEFKKKKNKNSKTRANHVSILGDTPLDGSDSENKENMSSNYTMPHGFAQLVQTEVQRVMKNKNPLSLGDEYPANSSMPLANFSGFASPMV; this is encoded by the exons ATGTGTTCATGTGAAGCTTCTCACATTTGTACTTGTTTAGTTATGCAGAAGATGACTGAATCACATAATACAGATAAGCTAGTGCAATTTCTTATGGGCCTTCACTCTGACTATTCTCCTGTTATACATCAATTGCTGCTATTAGATCCTTTACCAAGTTTACACAAAGCTTATTCAATGTTGCAAAATGTTGAGAAACAAAGGGAGGTCAATTCTGATCATGTTCAATTGGAGATTGTTGCTCTTGCTACAAAATCCTCTGTTCCTACTACATCTAGTAACTTACATGGTCAGAAAAGAGATTCAAGCAACAAGGCTGATAGGTTTTGTACTCATTGCAACAAGCCCGGTCACGGGAAGGATTCCTGTTTTAAGCTTCATGGGTTTCCTGAATGGTTTCAGGAGtttaaaaagaagaagaacaagaactcCAAGACTCGTGCTAATCATGTTTCAATTCTAGGCGATACACCTTTGGACGGATCTGACTCTGAAAACAAGGAAAACATGTCTTCTAACTATACCATGCCTCATGGCTTTGCTCAACTGGTTCAGACTGAAGTTCAAAGAGTTATGAAGAACAAAAATCCCTTATCACTTGGTGATGAATATCCAGCAAACTCCTCAATGCCTTTGgcaaacttttcaggttttgcAA GCC